A region from the Sulfurimonas sp. genome encodes:
- a CDS encoding protein-glutamate O-methyltransferase CheR encodes MYDIELSPSEFKLFRTYIYERVGISLSEQKSSLVKSRLNRRLRDLNLQSFRDYYDYLISDLSGEELLFFVNAISTNVTSFFREEAQWRWLQEHLPELISTKRDKKIRIWSAGCSSGEEPYTILMFLQNHLPDFESWDIKILATDISSKVLTHAVAGCYEPKQIEQLPKNIVMQSFEKIKNNNEIKYQIKPFLRDKVTFRLYNLVTDEFFFKNKFDMIFCRNVMIYFDNETRHQLIGRFAQLLPKGSPLFLGSSESLTTHKETLKLSGSSIYKKL; translated from the coding sequence ATGTATGATATTGAACTAAGCCCGTCTGAGTTTAAACTTTTTCGTACCTACATCTATGAGAGAGTCGGCATCTCTCTCTCCGAGCAAAAAAGCTCACTGGTAAAAAGCCGTTTAAATCGACGGTTGCGTGATTTAAATCTGCAATCGTTTAGAGATTATTACGACTATCTAATCAGTGATTTAAGCGGTGAAGAGCTGCTCTTTTTTGTAAACGCCATATCCACGAATGTAACATCGTTTTTTAGAGAAGAGGCGCAATGGAGATGGCTGCAGGAGCATCTGCCTGAGTTGATATCTACAAAGAGAGATAAAAAAATCAGAATCTGGTCGGCAGGATGTTCAAGCGGAGAAGAGCCATATACTATTTTGATGTTTCTGCAAAACCATTTGCCGGACTTTGAGAGTTGGGATATCAAGATTTTGGCAACGGACATCTCGTCAAAAGTTCTCACCCATGCGGTTGCAGGCTGCTATGAACCAAAACAGATAGAACAGCTGCCCAAAAATATAGTTATGCAATCTTTTGAAAAAATAAAAAATAATAATGAGATCAAATATCAGATAAAACCGTTTCTAAGAGACAAGGTGACATTTAGACTATACAACTTGGTTACGGATGAGTTCTTTTTCAAGAACAAATTTGATATGATTTTTTGCAGAAATGTAATGATTTATTTTGATAATGAAACAAGACATCAGCTAATAGGACGATTTGCACAGCTTCTGCCAAAAGGGTCTCCCTTGTTTTTAGGAAGTTCGGAATCTTTGACGACACACAAAGAGACACTAAAACTCTCCGGTTCTTCGATTTATAAAAAATTATAG
- a CDS encoding chemotaxis protein CheA, whose amino-acid sequence MTKQEELKAIFIEEAGEIVEKLNVDIIRFEENSDDLELLNEIFRGVHTLKGNSNAFGFTRLGEFVHHFEDLLDYYRSTKESIEANNLELFVESVDVVNEVMRCELDSIEELPKSYFECLEKIKILLDIKKNRPKLVIEQKSEETLNDLAFEFALDTLEEQKEEQSEEVEKSVKSYQSMQSDGLNLYKIDLTLDSDSYKRGFDYFVFLKILGERTTHLESFFDMRNIKTLDEFKSDENGITKVTIVVLTPLVYTEVEEVFEFLFDHEYHITLITPFVVEKETQAEVKSDSSCKTSEAVESTTSKTSATSSNQNTPKSTIRIDTFKVDELFDSVGELVIAQNFIAQSEKIRSIEDESISRTIETLSKITKKIQDRVMSLRMVAIKDTFEKMKRVVRDTSKKTGKEIHLIICGEETEIDKTMIDNLSDPLIHIIRNAIDHGLESCGDERVSAGKSAEGVITLKAFHKSGNIVISVSDDGRGINKERVLKKAIERGVVSENENLTDSQIFALIMQPGFSTAEVISDLSGRGVGLDVVKTSIEKLRGKIEIDSKEGQGTTFSIILPLTLAIIDGMLVQTADEIYIIPTLSVVESFRPQREIVHLFKGKGEFVNLRGEYIPIIRLSDVFDLNAKKAEAWDAILVCVETETGRIAVLVDELLGRQQVVIKTLGKSFSKLKEISGGAILGNGDIALILNVDELRPLSEISHV is encoded by the coding sequence ATGACTAAACAAGAAGAGCTAAAAGCAATTTTTATAGAAGAAGCCGGCGAAATAGTTGAAAAACTAAATGTCGATATTATTCGTTTTGAAGAGAATTCAGATGATTTAGAGCTGCTAAACGAGATATTTCGCGGTGTTCATACGCTAAAAGGCAATTCCAACGCTTTTGGATTTACAAGACTCGGCGAGTTTGTTCACCATTTTGAAGATTTGCTTGATTACTATCGTTCAACCAAAGAGAGCATAGAGGCAAATAATTTAGAACTGTTTGTAGAGAGCGTGGATGTAGTAAATGAGGTAATGAGATGCGAACTAGATTCCATAGAAGAGCTGCCTAAAAGCTACTTCGAGTGTTTGGAAAAAATAAAAATATTACTTGATATCAAGAAAAACAGACCTAAGCTTGTTATAGAACAAAAGAGCGAAGAGACCTTAAACGATTTGGCTTTTGAATTTGCTTTGGACACTTTAGAAGAGCAAAAAGAGGAGCAAAGCGAAGAGGTAGAAAAAAGCGTCAAATCTTATCAAAGTATGCAGAGTGACGGGTTAAATCTGTATAAAATTGATTTAACGCTAGATAGCGATTCTTACAAACGGGGATTTGACTATTTTGTTTTTCTAAAAATATTGGGCGAGAGAACAACTCATTTGGAGAGCTTTTTTGATATGCGAAATATTAAAACGCTAGATGAGTTTAAAAGCGATGAAAACGGTATAACCAAAGTAACTATTGTCGTCTTAACGCCTTTGGTTTATACGGAAGTCGAAGAGGTTTTTGAATTTTTATTTGATCACGAATATCATATCACTTTGATAACGCCGTTTGTTGTAGAGAAAGAAACGCAAGCCGAGGTAAAGAGCGACTCCTCATGCAAGACATCGGAAGCAGTAGAAAGCACAACTTCAAAAACATCGGCAACTTCTTCAAATCAAAACACGCCAAAATCGACCATACGCATAGACACATTTAAAGTTGACGAGCTGTTTGACTCCGTAGGGGAGTTGGTAATAGCGCAAAATTTTATAGCTCAAAGCGAAAAGATACGCTCAATAGAAGATGAATCTATTAGCCGCACCATAGAGACCCTCTCAAAAATCACGAAAAAGATTCAAGACAGAGTTATGAGTCTTCGCATGGTTGCAATCAAAGACACCTTTGAGAAGATGAAACGGGTTGTCCGTGACACATCTAAAAAAACCGGCAAAGAGATTCATCTTATCATTTGCGGTGAAGAAACCGAGATTGACAAAACTATGATAGACAACCTCTCCGACCCGCTCATACATATCATTCGCAATGCGATAGACCACGGCTTGGAGTCTTGCGGTGATGAGAGAGTCAGTGCCGGCAAGAGCGCAGAGGGAGTTATCACTTTAAAAGCATTTCACAAAAGCGGCAACATCGTTATAAGCGTAAGCGACGACGGCAGAGGGATAAATAAAGAGAGGGTGTTGAAAAAAGCGATAGAAAGAGGTGTTGTAAGCGAAAACGAAAATCTAACGGACTCGCAAATATTTGCTCTTATTATGCAACCGGGGTTTTCAACGGCAGAAGTTATCAGTGATCTATCAGGACGCGGTGTCGGTTTGGATGTCGTAAAAACCTCCATAGAAAAACTTCGCGGCAAGATAGAGATAGACTCCAAAGAGGGTCAAGGTACGACATTTTCTATAATTTTACCTCTGACATTAGCCATAATCGACGGGATGCTTGTACAAACTGCCGATGAAATATATATAATTCCTACTCTTAGCGTCGTAGAGTCATTTCGCCCGCAAAGGGAGATTGTACATCTTTTTAAAGGCAAAGGCGAATTTGTAAACCTGCGCGGAGAGTATATCCCAATAATCAGACTGAGTGATGTTTTTGATTTGAATGCAAAAAAAGCAGAGGCTTGGGATGCTATTTTGGTTTGCGTAGAAACTGAAACAGGCAGAATAGCCGTTTTGGTAGACGAGCTTTTAGGGCGTCAACAGGTTGTAATCAAGACTTTAGGCAAGTCGTTCTCAAAACTCAAAGAGATATCAGGCGGCGCGATACTCGGCAACGGCGATATCGCACTCATTTTAAATGTAGACGAGTTGCGTCCGCTTAGTGAAATCTCCCATGTATGA
- a CDS encoding methyl-accepting chemotaxis protein, with product MGWLENMLLRSKLMLLTAVLMIALAVIGFLGYKAVNAWEADVKELGEVRANSLVSVGTIRYGVLLFAIQVNRSTGLKGDPEIKTKMQNVSELMQKAFERIDEGLNSYKKVMPVGEEAVAWQKFVADYEQWRKRNEVYKSDVIEGLSKSSDPEQAEILFGKIGEHLKNITALRVSMEDNLQKLYTINKDNMAKTTKRAEEQSTSYRELSMMVIIISVMLSIGLAAIVIRSITRSITMSVTSIRDGATQITSASSQVASSSSSLAQGASEQAASVEEVSATLEQSTAINTQNTDNARQADILAKNANDSARAGYEKGEHLSHSMQAITESATRISGIIKAIDQIAFQTNLLALNAAVEAARAGEHGLGFAVVADEVRNLAQRAALAAKETAVIIEEVLGQIKEGNQIAHATHTSFKEIVEQSKKVSDLIGEISIAGKEQSEGMVQINQAMGQVDQVTQQVAANSEEAAAAAEELNAQATSMMEAVYILAKMVGMDTDVAVVKTKRDFVHQPDIKTPQMMHKTAKVAPKRVIPNKAEEIFPLHEDDLKEF from the coding sequence ATGGGTTGGTTAGAAAATATGTTACTAAGAAGTAAGTTAATGTTGCTGACTGCAGTCTTGATGATTGCATTGGCAGTGATAGGATTTTTAGGGTACAAAGCTGTTAATGCTTGGGAAGCTGATGTTAAAGAACTTGGAGAGGTTCGTGCAAATTCACTTGTCAGTGTCGGTACCATCCGTTACGGTGTTTTACTCTTTGCCATTCAGGTAAACCGCTCTACGGGACTAAAAGGCGATCCTGAGATAAAAACAAAGATGCAAAATGTATCGGAACTTATGCAAAAAGCATTTGAGAGAATCGATGAAGGATTAAATAGCTATAAAAAAGTTATGCCCGTGGGCGAAGAAGCGGTTGCATGGCAAAAGTTTGTCGCGGACTATGAGCAGTGGCGAAAAAGAAATGAAGTTTACAAATCGGATGTAATTGAGGGGTTATCTAAGAGCAGTGATCCTGAACAAGCCGAAATACTCTTTGGCAAAATAGGCGAACATCTTAAAAACATTACCGCTTTGCGTGTAAGCATGGAGGATAATTTACAAAAGCTATACACCATTAACAAAGATAATATGGCTAAGACAACTAAGCGAGCAGAAGAGCAGTCCACTTCATATAGAGAACTCTCTATGATGGTTATTATAATATCAGTGATGTTATCAATTGGACTGGCAGCGATAGTTATCCGCTCTATTACGCGTTCAATCACTATGAGTGTAACTTCCATCAGAGACGGTGCAACCCAAATCACATCTGCTAGCTCTCAAGTTGCCTCTTCATCATCCTCTTTAGCTCAAGGGGCAAGCGAACAAGCAGCTAGCGTAGAAGAGGTAAGCGCGACGCTTGAACAAAGCACTGCAATAAACACTCAAAACACGGACAATGCGCGTCAAGCCGATATTTTGGCAAAAAATGCAAATGACTCTGCTCGTGCAGGTTATGAAAAAGGCGAACATCTCTCCCACTCTATGCAAGCTATCACGGAATCTGCTACGAGGATTTCAGGAATTATCAAAGCAATTGACCAGATAGCATTTCAAACAAACCTTTTGGCTCTAAATGCGGCAGTAGAAGCAGCGCGTGCGGGTGAACACGGACTTGGATTTGCAGTAGTAGCCGATGAGGTTAGAAACCTTGCTCAAAGAGCGGCTTTGGCGGCAAAAGAGACGGCAGTGATAATCGAAGAGGTACTAGGACAGATAAAAGAGGGAAATCAAATTGCTCACGCAACGCACACATCTTTTAAAGAGATAGTCGAACAATCTAAAAAAGTATCTGATCTTATCGGTGAAATTTCTATTGCCGGTAAAGAACAAAGCGAGGGAATGGTACAGATCAATCAAGCAATGGGACAAGTAGATCAGGTAACCCAGCAAGTTGCCGCTAACTCTGAAGAAGCTGCCGCTGCCGCAGAGGAACTAAATGCACAGGCAACTTCTATGATGGAAGCTGTTTACATTTTAGCAAAAATGGTCGGAATGGATACCGATGTTGCGGTAGTTAAAACAAAAAGGGATTTCGTTCATCAACCGGACATCAAAACTCCGCAAATGATGCATAAAACAGCCAAAGTTGCTCCAAAAAGAGTAATACCGAACAAAGCCGAAGAGATTTTTCCTCTGCACGAAGACGATTTAAAAGAATTTTAA
- a CDS encoding chemotaxis protein CheW has product MKPHHLPQSKKERYLTFFLGDEQYGIAIEQIKEIIAMMKITGVPKIPKFMRGVINLRGSIIPVVDTRLRFAMETREADMHTAIIIIEVEKVNIGFIVDRVEEVASIDKASLSEPPKFGSYIDTDFISAVAQIGESVVMILDVIKLFEADEIIDLEQIQNNTSDA; this is encoded by the coding sequence ATGAAACCCCATCATTTACCACAATCCAAAAAGGAGCGCTATCTCACCTTTTTTTTAGGAGATGAGCAGTACGGAATTGCTATAGAGCAAATCAAAGAGATTATCGCTATGATGAAGATTACCGGTGTGCCTAAGATACCTAAATTTATGAGAGGGGTTATCAATCTGCGCGGTTCAATCATACCCGTAGTGGATACCAGACTGCGTTTTGCGATGGAGACCAGAGAGGCAGATATGCATACCGCCATCATTATCATAGAAGTCGAAAAAGTAAATATCGGTTTTATCGTAGACAGGGTTGAAGAGGTGGCCTCAATCGATAAAGCAAGCCTTAGCGAACCGCCAAAATTCGGAAGCTATATCGATACCGATTTTATCTCGGCAGTTGCGCAAATTGGAGAGAGTGTCGTTATGATTTTAGATGTTATCAAGCTTTTTGAAGCCGATGAAATCATAGATTTGGAACAAATACAAAATAATACATCTGATGCTTAA
- a CDS encoding response regulator, with protein sequence MAKTVIIVDDSKAVVAMAELALDEMIKSGAIEFKSYLNPLKLLDALQNESENFDLLISDINMPEINGLELAKAIKSNNRYKTKPIIILTTESSNEIKMAGKEIGVTGWMVKPFSDEKLVKSIKMVLGV encoded by the coding sequence ATGGCAAAAACAGTAATAATCGTTGATGATTCAAAAGCGGTAGTAGCAATGGCAGAATTGGCGTTGGATGAGATGATTAAAAGCGGTGCGATAGAGTTTAAATCATACTTAAACCCGCTAAAGCTCCTAGATGCGCTTCAAAATGAGAGTGAAAATTTTGATCTGCTTATAAGCGATATAAATATGCCCGAAATCAACGGATTGGAGTTGGCAAAGGCTATAAAATCAAACAACAGATACAAAACCAAACCAATTATTATCTTAACGACGGAAAGTTCAAACGAAATAAAAATGGCGGGTAAAGAGATAGGCGTAACCGGATGGATGGTAAAACCTTTCAGCGATGAGAAGCTTGTAAAATCAATCAAAATGGTATTGGGAGTATAA
- a CDS encoding response regulator, which translates to MGKLKLLIVDDVEDNRLVLRAICKKLENFEIKEAEDGLEAVEITQDWLPDIILMDVMMPKMDGYEASKIIKNLYPQTVIIVVTAVTDPNMQKNMSEIGVDTYIHKPIDKELILFKLQSIGASIRLKQGQFKTLSKKNALNPFNSDIRSFRIIFDITDTESMMDFGMWLFDQCADKDVVACGRLDLIVELFYKLMRQGMKNQENLSIIVEESYEEIYITIKFENIIVLEPRMVDILNAFESEFIVQKNILCAKLKKYIEEKNSNFEAERTTLTEETIQEIVELKIVKEIHTAPSKERELLRQSFTQKTCAADYVSDIGGDIVDEILDLASLDEEWRERLTTFEEIPSDDNLKKFANGVLDVYAHTINSLFEFTALAYALTSLGIFLKEKAHMVVQDPAKIKTLIMLLENLGYDLVAWRKHIFELQDTLDIHYLDSSFFSSCMQIEGIMSNKEIDVDDDNDMEFF; encoded by the coding sequence ATGGGTAAGTTAAAACTTCTTATAGTTGACGATGTAGAAGATAATCGTTTGGTTTTAAGGGCTATATGCAAAAAATTGGAAAACTTTGAGATAAAAGAGGCAGAAGATGGTCTTGAAGCCGTAGAAATAACGCAAGATTGGCTTCCCGACATTATACTGATGGATGTTATGATGCCTAAAATGGACGGTTATGAGGCATCAAAAATCATAAAAAATCTATATCCGCAAACCGTTATCATCGTAGTAACTGCGGTGACAGATCCGAATATGCAAAAAAATATGAGCGAAATCGGAGTTGATACCTACATACATAAACCGATTGACAAAGAGCTGATTTTATTTAAACTCCAAAGCATAGGCGCATCTATTCGTTTAAAACAGGGACAATTTAAAACACTATCGAAAAAAAATGCGCTAAATCCGTTTAACAGCGATATCCGTTCTTTTAGAATTATTTTTGATATCACCGATACCGAGTCGATGATGGATTTTGGTATGTGGCTCTTTGATCAGTGTGCCGATAAGGATGTAGTGGCATGCGGCAGGCTTGATTTAATCGTAGAGCTGTTTTATAAACTTATGCGTCAGGGAATGAAAAATCAAGAAAACTTAAGCATCATAGTAGAAGAGAGCTATGAAGAGATTTACATAACGATTAAATTTGAAAATATAATTGTCTTAGAGCCGAGAATGGTTGATATACTTAACGCATTTGAATCGGAATTTATAGTTCAAAAAAATATACTCTGCGCTAAGCTAAAAAAATATATCGAAGAAAAAAATTCAAATTTTGAAGCAGAGAGAACAACTTTAACAGAGGAGACAATTCAAGAGATAGTCGAACTAAAGATTGTCAAAGAGATTCACACCGCCCCATCCAAAGAGAGAGAACTTTTAAGACAAAGTTTTACCCAAAAAACCTGTGCAGCCGATTATGTATCCGATATAGGCGGAGATATAGTGGATGAGATTCTTGATTTGGCAAGTTTAGATGAAGAGTGGAGAGAGAGGCTTACGACATTTGAAGAGATACCAAGCGATGATAATCTCAAAAAATTTGCAAACGGAGTCCTCGATGTTTATGCACATACGATTAACTCTCTCTTTGAATTTACCGCACTTGCATACGCTTTGACTTCGCTGGGAATCTTCTTAAAAGAAAAAGCCCATATGGTCGTGCAAGACCCTGCTAAAATAAAAACGCTTATTATGCTGCTGGAAAACTTGGGATATGATCTCGTAGCTTGGAGAAAACATATTTTTGAACTTCAAGACACACTGGATATTCACTATCTCGACAGTTCATTTTTTAGCTCTTGTATGCAGATAGAGGGTATAATGAGCAACAAGGAGATAGATGTTGACGATGACAATGATATGGAATTTTTTTAA
- a CDS encoding ATP-binding protein: MQENDLEILLTPKERLKQNIKKDNPDFRYYKSLFNITENLVAITDGDTVIDANKAFIDFFATQNIDVFGSNFLLPSVFQKIDKYGYIYDGYQNKRWFEHIHKKEKDYYRVGIIGANRLHEFNISIKQFELSKNIFIVIMTDITEIMGYKNTLEYNLRSVSKNKEETEFLLNQYNRAVDISNLVLKVNTIGNIIYANDAFCKTLKHTKEELIGQNIKILCNSNEIYKHYSSIIQTIENGDVYKGIIENIDKEREKHFFNTTIVPIKNRLGEHIEYLIIQNEITETVKAKEEAVQALEAKSKFFDKVSHELRTPLNAIINFTDLALEAYSENSNDEDSKEMIELYLQRAHKNSKNLLNLINSLLDLSKLKSTKEHFNIGIHDVAKLVKESYESCSSLNTKGSVDYRLKIDFISGLIKCDNFKFNQILINLISNAFKFTQKGFVSIHLSEVGDEYLVEVEDSGVGIPNGKLSRIFEPFEQARSDDIGTGLGLSIVREYANAMNIALSVTSSEGAGSCFKLKLKKL; this comes from the coding sequence ATGCAAGAAAACGACCTTGAAATTTTACTTACTCCAAAAGAACGACTTAAACAAAATATAAAAAAAGACAATCCTGATTTTAGATACTACAAATCGTTATTTAATATCACCGAAAATCTCGTAGCCATAACCGACGGCGACACGGTTATCGATGCAAATAAAGCATTTATTGATTTTTTTGCTACTCAAAATATCGATGTTTTTGGCTCCAATTTTCTTCTCCCGTCTGTTTTTCAAAAGATAGATAAATACGGTTATATTTACGACGGTTACCAAAACAAAAGATGGTTTGAGCATATTCATAAAAAAGAGAAAGATTATTATCGCGTAGGCATAATCGGAGCAAACAGACTTCATGAGTTTAACATCTCGATTAAACAATTTGAACTATCCAAAAATATTTTTATCGTTATTATGACAGACATTACGGAGATAATGGGGTATAAAAACACTTTAGAGTACAACTTAAGATCCGTTTCTAAAAATAAAGAAGAGACCGAATTTTTACTAAACCAATATAATCGCGCCGTAGATATATCCAATCTAGTCTTAAAAGTAAACACTATCGGAAATATTATTTATGCCAACGATGCATTTTGCAAAACCCTAAAACATACAAAAGAGGAGCTGATAGGTCAAAATATCAAAATTCTTTGTAATTCAAATGAAATCTACAAACACTACAGTTCTATTATCCAAACTATAGAAAACGGAGATGTTTACAAAGGCATCATCGAAAATATAGACAAAGAGAGGGAGAAGCATTTTTTTAACACGACTATAGTTCCGATTAAAAACCGGCTTGGCGAACATATAGAGTATCTTATTATTCAAAATGAAATCACTGAGACGGTAAAAGCCAAAGAAGAAGCCGTGCAAGCTCTTGAAGCAAAGAGTAAGTTTTTTGACAAAGTGTCACATGAGCTTAGAACTCCTCTAAATGCGATTATAAATTTTACGGATTTGGCACTTGAGGCATATAGCGAAAATTCAAATGATGAAGATAGCAAAGAGATGATTGAGTTGTATCTGCAAAGAGCGCATAAAAACTCTAAAAATCTTTTAAATCTTATCAACTCTCTGTTGGATCTCTCAAAACTTAAATCTACAAAGGAGCATTTTAACATCGGCATACATGATGTTGCAAAACTTGTCAAAGAGAGTTATGAAAGCTGTTCAAGCTTAAATACAAAAGGGAGTGTAGATTATAGATTAAAAATAGATTTTATTTCAGGCTTAATAAAATGCGATAACTTTAAATTCAATCAAATTTTAATAAACTTGATTTCGAACGCTTTTAAATTTACGCAAAAGGGGTTTGTATCAATCCATCTAAGCGAAGTCGGGGATGAGTACTTAGTTGAGGTTGAAGATAGCGGAGTCGGTATACCGAATGGAAAATTATCGCGCATTTTTGAACCTTTTGAGCAGGCCAGAAGCGATGATATCGGCACCGGTTTGGGGCTAAGTATAGTAAGAGAGTATGCAAATGCAATGAATATAGCTTTATCCGTAACCTCATCCGAGGGTGCAGGCAGCTGTTTTAAGCTAAAACTAAAAAAATTATAA
- the dsbD gene encoding protein-disulfide reductase DsbD: MKKLILFLFSSILLFAAQPKFLMPEEAFKPSAKVNEKMQIEATVEIAKDIYLYVNALKLNIKEGSGIAVKSIDAPKSVEHHDEQVYLESPKFVVHLKKEPNAAGVKKIEFELSYQGCSEQGLCYEPETKVYEFDVDTSKLEGGEALAKIENKTESKTEVKEEKKELSESDSIAYTIKHSSLGLVLLTFLGFGLLLSLTPCVFPMIPIISGIIISQGEGLTTKRAFMLSVVYVLAMAVAYTIAGVLAGLFGSNLQAALQTPWVIYSFSAVFVALALSMFGFYELKLPDSFVAKISSNHHSSRGGYIGVAIMGFLSALIVGPCVAAPLAGALVYIGQTGDAFLGGMALFSMSIGMGFPLILVGVSAGKFMPKPGAWMTMISAVFGVMMLGVAIWMLERVVESYVIMLLYSMLGIGFGLYLGAFVNEAHIFRKSAGMIIFIYSTLLFIGVMGGSSSMTKPLEFLKPTVTTASAVEKSSHPKFQKVTTIKELDELLSANKGKKIMLDFSAQWCAVCKELDEKTFSNEAVKAKMSEFVLIQADVTQNTQEQKELSKKYGVFGPPVIIFFDKNLEVIKSKTIVGFIPPDEFLKHLDK, translated from the coding sequence ATGAAAAAACTTATCTTATTTCTATTCTCATCTATTTTACTATTTGCGGCACAGCCGAAGTTTTTGATGCCTGAGGAAGCGTTTAAACCATCCGCTAAAGTAAATGAAAAAATGCAGATTGAGGCAACGGTTGAGATAGCAAAAGATATATACCTCTATGTAAATGCTCTCAAGTTAAATATAAAAGAGGGTTCAGGCATAGCTGTTAAAAGCATAGACGCTCCAAAAAGTGTTGAGCATCATGATGAACAAGTCTATCTTGAGTCGCCGAAATTTGTCGTACATCTAAAAAAAGAGCCAAATGCCGCAGGAGTTAAAAAAATAGAGTTTGAACTCTCTTACCAAGGGTGTTCGGAGCAGGGGCTTTGTTATGAGCCGGAGACGAAAGTTTACGAGTTTGATGTAGATACTTCAAAGCTTGAGGGCGGTGAAGCGTTAGCCAAAATAGAAAATAAGACAGAGAGCAAAACAGAAGTAAAAGAGGAAAAAAAAGAGCTTTCCGAGAGTGATTCCATAGCCTATACGATTAAGCATAGCAGCCTCGGTTTGGTTCTTCTTACCTTTTTGGGCTTTGGACTCTTGCTCTCTCTTACTCCGTGCGTATTTCCGATGATTCCTATCATTTCAGGCATTATTATCTCTCAAGGCGAGGGTCTGACGACCAAAAGAGCATTTATGCTATCCGTAGTCTATGTACTTGCTATGGCGGTCGCTTACACGATTGCCGGAGTTTTGGCAGGACTGTTCGGTTCAAACCTGCAAGCAGCGCTTCAAACCCCATGGGTCATCTACTCATTTTCTGCTGTCTTTGTCGCACTTGCACTTAGTATGTTTGGTTTTTATGAGCTTAAACTTCCCGACTCTTTTGTTGCAAAAATAAGCTCAAACCATCACTCAAGCCGCGGCGGTTATATCGGCGTAGCTATAATGGGCTTTTTATCCGCTCTTATAGTCGGTCCTTGCGTTGCGGCTCCTCTTGCAGGCGCTTTGGTCTACATCGGTCAAACCGGTGATGCTTTTCTTGGCGGAATGGCTCTTTTTTCTATGAGTATAGGAATGGGTTTCCCGCTTATTTTAGTCGGTGTAAGCGCCGGTAAATTTATGCCTAAACCGGGCGCGTGGATGACTATGATTAGTGCGGTGTTCGGTGTAATGATGCTTGGAGTTGCTATTTGGATGCTTGAGAGGGTAGTGGAGAGTTATGTCATTATGCTTCTTTACTCGATGTTGGGAATCGGTTTTGGACTCTACTTGGGAGCATTTGTAAATGAGGCTCATATATTTAGGAAAAGTGCGGGGATGATTATATTTATCTACTCTACACTTCTTTTTATCGGTGTTATGGGCGGCTCAAGCAGTATGACCAAACCGTTGGAGTTTTTAAAACCAACCGTAACAACAGCGTCTGCAGTAGAAAAATCTTCACATCCGAAATTTCAAAAAGTAACCACTATAAAAGAGTTAGATGAACTGCTTAGCGCAAACAAAGGCAAAAAGATAATGCTTGATTTTAGTGCACAGTGGTGCGCCGTATGTAAAGAGCTTGATGAAAAAACATTCTCAAATGAAGCCGTAAAAGCTAAAATGAGCGAGTTTGTTCTTATTCAGGCAGATGTTACGCAAAACACTCAAGAGCAAAAAGAGCTAAGCAAAAAGTACGGTGTTTTCGGACCTCCTGTTATCATCTTCTTTGATAAAAATTTAGAGGTTATAAAATCCAAAACTATTGTCGGGTTTATTCCGCCTGATGAGTTTTTAAAACATTTGGATAAATAA